A genomic window from Lactobacillus sp. ESL0677 includes:
- a CDS encoding tagatose 1,6-diphosphate aldolase, producing MRTISSEVAKHMANLSTDNGVISALAIDQRGSLKKMLAEAANKPADETTIVDFKKAISSELTPYASSILTDPEYGLPATKVRDKNCGLLLSYEKTGYDTTEPGRMPDLIANQSGLRIKNEGGDAIKFLLYYDPDEGEEINDKKQAFVERVGAEAKANELPLFLELLTYDANIADAKGADFAKVKADKVLKTMKEFSAPKYGVTVLKVEIPFNIKFVEGFNGDNEVVYTQAQAKELLKKQSDITDLPYIFLSAGVTSEEFIAEIKMAEEAGADFNGVLCGRATWKPSIKPFAAEGEEVGKKWLATQGKENIENLNKALTGAKSWRDKLTVEK from the coding sequence ATGAGAACAATTTCTTCAGAAGTTGCTAAACATATGGCGAACCTGTCAACTGATAATGGCGTGATTAGTGCTTTGGCGATTGACCAACGTGGTTCATTGAAAAAGATGTTGGCAGAAGCTGCCAACAAGCCAGCCGACGAAACAACAATTGTTGATTTTAAAAAGGCAATTTCAAGTGAATTAACACCTTATGCTTCATCAATTTTGACTGATCCAGAATATGGCTTACCTGCAACTAAAGTTAGAGATAAGAATTGTGGGTTGCTGCTTTCTTATGAAAAGACCGGTTATGATACAACTGAGCCGGGCAGGATGCCAGACTTGATTGCTAACCAATCAGGTTTGCGGATTAAGAATGAAGGCGGCGATGCGATTAAGTTCTTGCTCTATTACGATCCAGATGAGGGCGAAGAAATTAACGATAAAAAGCAAGCCTTCGTTGAAAGAGTCGGTGCTGAAGCTAAAGCCAATGAATTACCATTGTTCTTGGAATTATTGACTTATGATGCAAATATCGCTGATGCTAAAGGTGCAGACTTTGCTAAGGTAAAGGCCGACAAAGTTTTAAAGACTATGAAGGAATTTTCAGCACCAAAATATGGTGTAACAGTTTTGAAGGTAGAAATTCCATTCAACATTAAGTTTGTTGAAGGCTTCAATGGTGATAATGAAGTTGTTTACACACAGGCTCAAGCTAAGGAATTGCTGAAGAAACAATCAGATATTACTGATTTGCCATATATCTTCTTGTCAGCTGGGGTAACATCAGAAGAATTCATCGCTGAAATCAAGATGGCTGAAGAAGCTGGGGCTGACTTTAATGGTGTTCTTTGTGGTCGTGCCACATGGAAGCCATCAATCAAGCCATTTGCTGCAGAGGGTGAAGAAGTCGGTAAGAAATGGCTGGCCACTCAAGGCAAAGAAAATATCGAAAACTTGAACAAAGCATTAACAGGAGCAAAATCTTGGCGTGACA